From a region of the Paenibacillus lutimineralis genome:
- a CDS encoding glycosyltransferase family 2 protein, producing MNQKKLISFVVPVFNEEENVLPMYNAIINLMDDLKNKYEYEIVITDNHSTDKTFDILKEIAVNDKRVKVIRFSRNFGYQRSIYTGYINSSGDVAVQLDCDLQDPLELIPKFLEQWLKGYKVVYGVRVSRKEGWWINNIRKVFYRLIDSLSEDHLPRDAGDFRLIDKQIIEQLRLINDSAPYIRGSIASMGFEQIGIPYNRNERARGESKFSYKDLFRLAFDGILNHSTAPLRLASYTGLTISIITFLALIVYFSGKLLFGANWPAGFATTTTLILLSLSLNALFLGIIGEYLGRIYLQVKKKPMTISEIELNTSDSQIK from the coding sequence ATGAATCAAAAGAAGCTTATATCCTTTGTGGTGCCTGTGTTTAACGAAGAAGAAAATGTTTTGCCGATGTATAATGCAATAATTAATTTGATGGATGATTTAAAGAATAAATATGAATATGAGATAGTTATAACTGATAACCATAGTACGGACAAAACTTTTGATATTCTTAAAGAAATCGCTGTCAATGATAAAAGAGTTAAAGTTATAAGATTCTCTCGTAATTTTGGATATCAACGGTCTATATATACTGGTTATATTAATTCAAGCGGGGATGTGGCAGTCCAATTGGATTGCGACCTGCAGGATCCACTTGAGTTAATTCCAAAATTTCTTGAACAGTGGCTAAAAGGATATAAAGTAGTTTATGGTGTAAGGGTTTCAAGAAAAGAGGGGTGGTGGATTAACAATATACGAAAGGTCTTCTACAGACTGATTGATTCATTAAGTGAGGATCATCTTCCGAGAGATGCAGGAGACTTCAGATTAATTGATAAACAGATTATTGAACAACTCAGGCTAATTAATGACTCTGCCCCGTATATTAGAGGTAGTATAGCTAGTATGGGTTTTGAACAAATTGGAATACCTTATAACCGGAATGAAAGAGCTCGTGGAGAAAGTAAATTTTCATATAAAGACTTGTTTCGCCTTGCATTTGACGGTATTTTAAATCATTCAACAGCCCCTTTGAGGCTAGCATCATATACCGGTCTTACAATAAGTATTATTACTTTCCTTGCCTTAATAGTTTACTTTTCCGGCAAGTTACTATTTGGTGCAAATTGGCCGGCTGGGTTTGCAACCACTACTACTCTGATTTTATTATCCTTAAGTTTAAATGCACTTTTCTTAGGGATTATTG
- a CDS encoding NAD-dependent epimerase/dehydratase family protein, which translates to MRILVTGGTGFVGSHIVKGLLEDNHDVIVLKRSFSNNFRINSILNKVVSYDIDKISINNVFANECVDVVIHAATSYGSNEPLSAQIESNVVFPIKLLENAIEHKIQAFINTDTFFNKPAHQKYEYLSSYSKTKRYFLELSDLFRGNGDTKLINARLEHVYGPNDNSNKFVTNLITQLLNNKPFLELTLGEQKRDFISIDDVTSAYQLIVRNLHLFAEFYNEVEIGRGFSVSLKHFIESAHSLTNSRTKLLFGALPYRESEIMDSCANTLKLKEMNWNWIDGIDDGLTKIINCLNADKTYPFRGVY; encoded by the coding sequence ATGAGAATTCTTGTGACCGGTGGAACGGGATTCGTTGGTAGTCATATTGTCAAAGGACTTCTGGAAGATAATCATGATGTAATTGTATTGAAGAGGAGCTTCTCAAATAACTTTCGAATTAATAGTATTCTTAACAAAGTTGTATCGTATGATATCGATAAAATTTCTATTAACAATGTTTTCGCTAATGAATGTGTAGACGTTGTTATCCATGCTGCTACATCTTATGGTAGTAATGAGCCTTTGAGCGCTCAAATTGAGAGTAATGTTGTTTTCCCTATAAAGTTGTTAGAAAATGCTATTGAGCATAAAATCCAAGCATTTATTAATACGGATACTTTTTTTAATAAACCAGCTCATCAAAAGTATGAATATCTTAGTTCCTATTCAAAAACCAAACGTTACTTCTTGGAATTGTCTGATTTATTTCGTGGTAATGGAGATACGAAATTAATAAATGCTCGTTTAGAGCATGTTTACGGTCCGAATGACAATTCAAATAAATTTGTTACTAATTTAATTACACAGTTACTGAATAACAAGCCATTTCTAGAACTAACTCTTGGAGAGCAGAAGAGGGATTTTATATCAATAGATGATGTGACTTCAGCATATCAACTTATAGTAAGAAACTTACATCTTTTTGCTGAATTCTATAATGAAGTTGAAATAGGAAGAGGATTCAGTGTTTCCCTAAAGCACTTTATTGAGTCAGCTCACTCTTTAACAAACTCTAGAACTAAGCTTTTATTTGGTGCATTACCTTATCGAGAATCAGAAATAATGGATTCATGTGCAAATACATTGAAATTAAAAGAAATGAATTGGAATTGGATTGATGGGATTGATGATGGATTAACAAAAATCATCAACTGTCTCAATGCTGATAAAACGTATCCTTTTAGAGGTGTATATTAG